The sequence cagacatcgtcaatgctacaagtattgtttctcggtttatgagcgatCCAAACAAGTTACACTATGCAGCCGCAAAAAGAATTCTTCGATATATCAAGGGAACAAAATATTTTGGCATCaaatatacaagagaaaaagataatgatttaattggtttcacagatagcgattgggcaggttctattgaagaccgaaagagcacatcaggctatgttttctgtatgggaacaaaagttatctcttggagttctaaaaaacaaagtacggtggcactatcgtcagtcgaagcagagtacatagcatcaacaagtgcagcatgtgaggcagtatggttgagaagaataatgaccgacctatAACAAAGGAAAAAGCAGCCGacgactatctactgtgacaatatgtctacaattgcaatgacaaaaaatccagtgttccacggacggacgaagcatatagagctacgacatcacttcatcagagagttggtagagaacaaggaaatcgagctccaattctgtccgacgcaagaacaaaatgcggacattttcacaaaagcagtcacggtggataaattcaatcattttagagaaaaacttaacatcacaaattaagagaGGGTGTTAAAAACATAATTTGTGAAAACCGAATAAGTAAAGCCCAAATAATCATCTACACTAAGTAAAGCCCAATACTAGAATCTTCTAGGCcttctttacatcaagtattatctagagaattcttctcTCTAAAATTTTCCTGTAATATCTAAGTTGAGAGTGtaaagaagagtctagatagaactatctagagaagtaagtagttggtcatgaagcctataaataggcataggATGGATTCATTTATGATCATctaacaacaatcaaaaactcaagtgagtaaacAAGAGTTAGAGTGAAagctagagtttagagtaagaaccaaagtgcctctttgtaaccaactagtgtaagccaaagttgctacacaagcctcttgtaatattttcattttcatattaatataagcctcacctttcaattaaccaacctctcttcctaaattcatttccataaacccatcacatttccgcattgcgtcaacaaatttggatgtcccgagtATGTCTTGTGATGAAAAAATCTTGTTTTGCCATCCTCGATGACACCTAAGAAAATCCCTGCACATAACAACATCCATGTTAGGATCAATACTGTTACAAACTGGCTTAAAGATTTAATGGTAGATAATGCTTGGTTTGTGCCATTGGAGCTGCAGTCATTCATATCAAATGACAGGTTGCCTGAAATTGGTGGAGGAGAAGACATGGAGTGGTCACAAAAATGGACAATTTGTCACAGCTGTAGTAGCAGTGGAAAAATTTAGAGTTAGAGAACCAAAACTTACATGGCCAGCTCATATTTGGAAACCATTCTTGCAGTGGTAGCAATATTTGGATGATGAGGAAATGAAAAAGAGGGAAGAGGGGTTATGAAATTGTCTCTAGATGCTGCATTTGTGAAGAAGATCAAGACAGTAGGTGTCAAACACTATGGAATTGTAACTTCAGTAGGAGTATTTGGTCCTGGCTTTGTTTAATttttggattcaaaaaccctggCTCTTTTGAAGACATTTGTGTTGCAGCAAAGAATAAAAGCCCAATCATACAAGAACTATGGATGACAGCAGCCTGTGCAACTATGAGAGAACTGTGGTTTCAAAGGAATAAAAAACTGTTTGAAGAAGTTATGTTTTTAAAAGCAGAATATACAAAATTGTTCAGGAAGGAAGTTATAGAATGAAAGGAAATAAATGGGGACAGGATTATGATGCTCGAGTGATATATTTCTTTAAAACTGGTGATAGAGGTATTAAATTTCATTATATTAAGGAATCATTCTGGTCAGCTCCTGCAGAAGGTTATATACTACTTTGTTGTGCTGGAATTTCCTTTGGGAATCCAGGAAATGCTGGTAATGGAGTGATTGCTAGGAACTACAAAAGCCAGGTACTCTAACAGGTGGTGTGGGAGTGGCAGACAAAGCTATAGCTGGAGAATATGCAGTTCTGTGTGCTCTTGAATGGGCTATCTCTATGGAATGCAATAAGGTAATAATTCAGTCTGATTTGAAGCTATGGCTGAAGGTAAAGCAGAAGTTTGAAGAAATTAAATTCATTTATTGCCTTAGTGTGATAAACTTTACTGCAATCACTTTGGCAAAAAAAAAGGAGCAACTTTGGGTGCTGGAGAAAGAATAATACATTTGGGCAGGCCTCAGagtttaaaaagaattgaaatgTCAGGAGTTCCCTATTATAGATTCTGTTAAAATGTAAAAGGCTTTATTTTAGTTACTTATTTTGTAAGTCCCGAGTCAGTTTAGTCTTGTATTAACTTTGGCTTTGTTTTGGCTATTCAATCAATAAAATGTGTGATTCAGCAAATTTCTGAATTGTAACAGCAGTGGCTTAGAAAATACTAGTATAAAACACTTTATAAGATGTAAACAATGTAGACAGTGTACCTGAATTGATGGATTTACGGTAGTATGTGCGCATGGTTTCCTCGACTAGATTTGCTAATCCGTCTGCTGTACGCATTTCGGTCATTGCCTACATCAAAACCATTTAAATTCACAACTTAAGTATTTTGTACAATTGTAATTAAGtaattttaaagtaattttaagATAGGAGAATTACCTTATTGGCCACCTGCCGGTGCACCTTCAAGTTGTATGTCTCGTCACCACAAGTAGCCATTGAACAATTTGCATCCACCCCGAGCAGCTTGGGGCTTTGATATTCGACTGTTACATTATATAAACGGTTACAAATTCTAGAAACTAACAAGGTtctaaaatcaacaacaaaacctCATGAACTATACAATCTTGAAAACAAGGTTTATCAGACTGTAACCTAGCTAGAAGTTTGCGTCTTGAAAACAATTTAGTAATAGGTTTATCATTCGGAGAACGAATAAAGGGATGTATTTTCATTCCCCATACGAAATGACCATGTAAAACTACATTTTATAAATAGAGAAGGCTGTTTAAGACGTTCGATGAATCATACCCCATGAGTCCAGCACCACCAATGAGCCATTTTTGTAAGTGCAGCGAGTGTCTGATCCAAATGCTATTCTTCCTCTACTTAAAGGCAGTCCTAAAATGACAGTCCCAAGACGCCCTGCATAAACAAATATATAGACTATTATAATTTGGGGGAGATCACTTCTACCATACGAAAAGGGTCAAATCTAAGAAATGCCTAGGAGCTAAAGCATACTGACAATACTGAGATAACTCAAGAAAGCTCCAACTTTCCCTGAACCATGCATTACCCTGCCCAAACTAGTAATGCCTAGTCCCAGCTCTAAGATATATTTCTCCGTTCCACAATCATATTCACAGTGGTATTCCCATAAATCAGTTCTAAGGTTACAAAACTGCAAGTAATGTACATGTAGGACAAAGAACGCAATGGTGTAAAACAATCCTAAGCCTTTAACTGTACATAAGTATTCCAATTCATAATGCTATCCGCAAAAATCATCTGATGTCGTATTCTAGttctaaaggatcaattataTCAGGCGGGTTTGAGGTCTAAAATCAGTAGTATATAAAGTGAACAAGTTGGGCAAGGATGTGCAAAAGAATCCTAATCTATTCAAGTTACAGTAGATTCGAATTAACGGCTTAAATAAGCTCAAAATTGAGTCCAGCCCAAAACCTAGTGAGTCAGAAATACAAAGACACAGGAAATAGATAAATGAAATTCAAAGTTTTTCACATAGAAAAAGTACTCCAATGGGGTTAGCCTGGACCTAAAATACACATTTGTGACTATCACCATTGAAAATCCAAAATTAAAAGAGATTAACAAGCACAAACCAATTTTTATCACCACAAATTAATTGTCTGCAGTAAATAAATCAAAATCCTTAGATGTTAAAAATTCACATTTCCAAAATGTTAAGTATCTGAAATTCCTCCATCTAAGGctataagaaaaggcaaaaaaaaaatccctcaaaCTCTTATGTTTGCACCTGGTGAACCCCAAAATCCAACCCTGAAATCAAGACCAGGAACCTCCACATCACCATTATCAATCTCCTCATGAACAGATCTCTTATGTCCAGCAATTTTACTattttttactgttttttttttcctggagATAAATTGTAAAGGGGTATATAAAGATAAAAGTAAAAAGTTACCTTGAATAGCAGGGCCAGGGCAAAACCTTGGAATTTCCAGATCCCCCATCCCAATACTTATCTGTCCATCCtgccaaaaatagcaaagaagaaatcaatatatatatatatatatgtgaaatcaaatccagaaaatatcaaatcaaGATAATCACTCACATCAAGTATTAAATTGTGCATTTTCTCATGTTCAAACAAACACAAGAACAACTTGAAAAGTTTCAGACCATGATATTTGAAACACAGATTTGGGCTGCACCAGAAGATCTTTCTTCTATTCTTCACAGAAGTGACACCCATGCTTTTTCTCACATACTCATTCTCTGCTCTCACCAGAGTCTTGAATTCTTGGACTGATACTACTGCATCTCTTGACCTTTCTAACTTAACAATAACGCTCACTCCATTCGGTAACACTACATGAAATGAGTAAGATCTAGTATCCAGTTGCACAAACTTTCTTTTCCTTGCTACTGAAATAGATTTCTCCATGTTTCTGTAACTCTACAGACCTGATTAAATGATGAGGAGAAGAGGTTTTTTTAAGGTGGAGGCGCTCAAGATCTGTTTTTTTTGGCTGAAATGATTTTATAAAGGTTTAGGGTTTTTGTTTGGGGAATTATAGTTTCAGTATTACTTTCTGGACTGAAACTAAATATGGCAAAGAAGCATCAAGAGGGAAAACGACAAAGTTCCCTTTGCATTCTTTTATATGTGGACACGTGTTCTTGAATATAAAATTTACTTCTCTTACTGTCTCTAAGTCACGGTCATTTTCTATCTTACAAATCCAATTGGTAAAACTTTGGCACCTTGGTCTCTTTCTTGTCTAAACAAAgcttgaagtaaaaaaaaaagccaAATCCAACCTTGGAACCATCATACTAGGAACCAAAACTGTATGTAACTATGTATTATCACCCATCTTATCGAATTTGCAAACCATAGGAAACTAGATATTTGTGGGTCATTAGCTTGTTCGTTTTTGAATCTGTAATATTTGTCCGGCATGCAGCAAGTAAGAAAGCTCACCGGGTGGGTGGTAGCATTTGCATTACGGAATTCGTAGCCTCGGAGAAGAATCCAAGATGTTAGACATAAACCCATTGAGCAAGGTTATACCAACATGACATGAAATTCCTTCACATTTACCATTACTTTTGTTCCGTTGAAGATAATCAACTCCCTACTGTTAACACGGGCCATAAGGTTGCAGTCACTTCCAAAGTGATGGTAATTAGGGATTCAAAATGCAATAACCATAAAATGAATGAGGTTCCAAACCACCAACCACAACAAGTACAACTTTAGCAAGGATTGCCTGCTAGTCCTGTAAATGAAAAAGAATGTGAAACAACAACTGAGATTTATTAATTCTTTGGTGGACTCTGAATTTGAAAACCCAAGATTGCACCTTTCTTCTTTGTAGTTGTTGTAAGCTTAAGTTCCTCTTTGTCTATTTATTTTGCTATTCCTCTCTAGAGACTTACAAAGCCTCGAGTTCTGAGCACAAAACAGCACCAAGTCAAGTCGTAAGCCATAATTTCCTCAAGCAAATACCCTCTTAGCCAAAGAAGAACACGTTGAGACTTATGTTGCTTGTAACTCCAGATTTTCTTAGCTCAAGGAGTTGTTTTATCAGCTCTCACTGTTTCATTTTCTTCGCCAGATGAACTGTGGTACATAGAAAAAAAGAACTATTTAAGCATATTGCAGGTAATCAAACACAGGAAACTTGCACTTTGTTGAACTGTTAAGACAATAAACTGGGGAACCACCTCCAACCAAAGTAAAAGCTGGTAATTCCTTCAGGGCATAGTAAACTTTAGCCTTCAGAAACTCAACCATTTCATAATTTCATAACAAAGATAGGTACATTCAGATTAAAGCCTTCACACAAAGATGTAAGGGTGTTCAAATTTTTAGATTGAAAGGAAACAAAAAAGGGCGATGAGAAATATCCAACCCGTCCTTGATATCTAAGACAATCTCAAGGGTTTCACAATACATTGATTCGTTGCAGCCTCATCCATCAAATGTTTACCATCAGTAAACACAATCCAAGACGGGGTAATGCAAAAGAAGCATAAGCTAAGTCTTTTGAATCTACTACATTTATCATCATCAATATGTCTTTTGTCTTTTATTATCCTGTTTCCTCGTCGTATCTCTACAGACTCAAGAAGATATAACTTATAAGTCAACAACACGATCCCAGTAATGTATGGTATTAACCAAATTTATGCTTACTGATGAACAcgcaagtgcgacgcattttcacccataattacatgagctataactcattttatcactaataatattgttttaagtcttttcaaggaaataagctcttatggaaaagttgctcgaaaagtggtttttggaccccggaggacacttgttattcgaactcacaattttggataaggggtaacctattatTATGGGGCACTCCACTGGCTAAGGGGCTACCTGATTTGTTATATACACCCCACCGCTATGGGCACCCTTCAAATTATTAcggggcacccttcttcatcaccaagaacacaaggttttggcgggaaaaatgaatCTGTTTCTGCGAATATTTTTGGGATTGATTTGAGGAGATATTGTGGGGATTTACTCTCGGATATGGATAGATACCATCCTGTTTCGAGtaaacaggggtggtaattgcATTTGAATCGAGAAAGGAAGGAAATTATCACTGGTTAGAAGAAATTgaggatgaagatatttcatagatTTTGTTGAGTTATTGTGGATGATTTTGTTGCAGATTTTTGGTAAGATTTTGTGTGATTTATTCGTGCAAATGGATTTGGCTGAAGTTATAGCGGCATGACAGGATTGGTAAGGTGCATAATTCCGAAGAAGGAAAGATATATACACGATTTTTATAAAAGAGGGAAGAAATATCTTCGGGTTTATGGTTGGGTTTCTGGTGAGTTTAATACAGAAGTTAAGTGCAGTTAAGAGAGGATATTCTCCCATGATCCATATATTTATCATATCAACAGAGTTTGGGAAGTTTTCAAGACAGTTAACGcatgaagagaaagaaataatcTTCGTGTAATGGCAGTGAGAATAAtggattaaagagaaaatattctgcaTTAAACTGAGGATATTTGGATGTTGTGGAGTATAAAAAGATAGTTGGTAAACAGATAAAGGATATCGAGAGTCTGGGGAAGAAAATagacttctctgctgctgcagagagaagaagaagaagagctttgACGCCTACAGACTGTCGCAAGAAACTGTCGTTTATTGACAGTACTTGTAACAGTCTGTCTGGCACGCTTAATTTGTATTTGCAACATCtattgtaacagtgatttctgtaacgccgacacagcgttgcagattcattgtattattagttttctttaataaaaataccatttgagctataaattatatttttgagtttgtatttatcatgagaagctaaacccgaacactgggtcgacggaggaagacgaatttcatacatgggtaaaattatttaattctttataagacttttgcattaattttaattgaaatatgatttgaaaaaattagttatcattttattagatgggtcgtgcttgcttagatgtttgatgtcccatgcttacgatttataactaatgtttggagaatctaccttggcaaaaataagagtcaatattgttttatttattgagcgataattgtttgagaatgaataattgaacctcttgatatgagtttggccgaatcctagacccagtaactctctattttattcctttaaattaatcttaacaagtcttagagttcgaatccctatttactacaattacaacgacaatcaaaaaaaatctaagtcattttggcgccgccgacgcggatttgtttttagtttttctttcttttttttagtttttatagtattttctttagattttctttttcctttttatgcgtttctttttgtatttcttttcagggactttttgaggatgatgccttcttctgaggagacgtcacctacgatgacgctggcggagtataagcgtagaaagtcaaattatctggaaacctcatctgagatggcgcttgctgaatataagcgtaggcaacggtatggagtttttgatccacatgtggtaagtgaagaatcccctctagagatatatgagaagtattataaacacacaccacttagcttgga comes from Papaver somniferum cultivar HN1 chromosome 7, ASM357369v1, whole genome shotgun sequence and encodes:
- the LOC113293736 gene encoding uncharacterized protein LOC113293736 — protein: MEKSISVARKRKFVQLDTRSYSFHVVLPNGVSVIVKLERSRDAVVSVQEFKTLVRAENEYVRKSMGVTSVKNRRKIFWCSPNLCFKYHGLKLFKLFLCLFEHEKMHNLILDDGQISIGMGDLEIPRFCPGPAIQGRLGTVILGLPLSRGRIAFGSDTRCTYKNGSLVVLDSWVEYQSPKLLGVDANCSMATCGDETYNLKVHRQVANKAMTEMRTADGLANLVEETMRTYYRKSINSGIFLGVIEDGKTRFFHHKTYSGHPNLLTQCGNVMGLWK